A region of uncultured Desulfobacter sp. DNA encodes the following proteins:
- the pepF gene encoding oligoendopeptidase F yields MVHLPDAPRKEVLPSDCWDLSPMFATTDEWETLFQTLEKKLPAYDDFKGTLGQGADTLLACIEFDHSVGRDMERLYTFAHLRNDEDKTHPDNEGLFQRASNLYTRIGEASSFISPEIQAIPTEQLTIFLNKDAFKPYRFYLEQMIRYIPHTRNAETELLLAMAGESLGAPQRIFSQLDNADLNFGAVKHPSGDTSTLTHGNFITFLGNKDRTFRKTVFDQYYRTYHDHRHTISATLAASVKKDLFWAKARHFNSARKAALFADNIAEEVYDNLIINVKKAFSPLYRYLEFRKLALGVDELHMYDTYVQLVPDIDFHMDYEQAVATCIEALAPLGQDYCRTLEQGLLKGWVDRYENKGKRSGAYSSGGYDSKPYILLNYDPNSINSLFTLIHEAGHSMHTYLANKTQPYPTHGYTIFVAEVASTLNETLLARHLLKQYANNPKMKAYILNREIDNIRGTFFRQTMFAEFEQIIHGLACENKPLTIDTFTSTYKRLLSEYFGDKMVIDEALTLECLRIPHFYSSFYVYKYATGLAAALSLAQRITDRGKPAVDDYLDFLKLGGSMFPIDELKVAGVDMASITPVQAAASHFESRISELETLWTSL; encoded by the coding sequence ATGGTTCATCTGCCGGATGCCCCGAGAAAAGAGGTTCTTCCAAGTGACTGCTGGGATCTGTCACCCATGTTTGCCACCACCGATGAATGGGAAACACTTTTCCAGACCCTGGAAAAGAAACTGCCCGCCTATGACGATTTCAAAGGCACTCTTGGCCAGGGGGCGGATACGCTGCTTGCCTGTATTGAATTCGACCACAGTGTGGGCCGGGATATGGAGCGATTGTATACATTTGCCCACCTGAGAAACGATGAAGATAAAACCCACCCGGACAATGAAGGGCTGTTCCAACGGGCCTCTAATCTTTATACCCGCATCGGGGAGGCCTCAAGCTTTATTTCACCTGAAATTCAGGCCATACCGACAGAACAACTGACGATATTTCTCAACAAGGACGCGTTTAAACCTTACCGGTTTTACCTGGAACAGATGATCCGGTACATTCCCCACACCAGAAATGCGGAAACAGAGCTGCTGCTGGCCATGGCCGGGGAAAGCCTGGGTGCCCCCCAAAGGATTTTCTCCCAGCTGGACAATGCAGATCTTAACTTCGGTGCGGTCAAACATCCTTCGGGCGACACCTCAACTTTGACCCATGGAAACTTTATCACTTTTTTGGGAAATAAAGACAGAACGTTCAGAAAAACTGTTTTTGATCAGTATTACCGGACATACCATGACCACAGACACACCATTTCAGCCACGTTGGCAGCTTCGGTGAAAAAAGATCTGTTCTGGGCAAAAGCCCGGCATTTTAATTCGGCGCGAAAGGCGGCCCTGTTTGCGGACAATATTGCCGAAGAGGTATACGACAACCTGATTATCAATGTAAAAAAAGCATTTTCGCCTCTTTACAGATACCTTGAGTTCAGAAAACTTGCCCTTGGCGTTGACGAACTGCACATGTACGACACCTATGTGCAGCTTGTACCGGATATCGATTTTCACATGGACTATGAACAGGCGGTTGCCACCTGCATTGAAGCCCTTGCACCACTGGGACAGGACTACTGCCGCACCCTGGAGCAGGGGCTGCTTAAAGGCTGGGTGGACAGATATGAAAACAAAGGGAAACGCAGCGGGGCCTATTCTTCGGGGGGCTACGACTCCAAACCCTATATCCTGCTTAACTATGACCCCAATTCCATTAACAGCCTGTTCACGCTGATACATGAAGCCGGGCACTCCATGCACACCTATCTTGCCAACAAAACCCAGCCCTACCCCACCCACGGGTATACGATTTTCGTGGCAGAGGTGGCCTCAACCCTTAACGAGACGCTTCTGGCCCGGCATCTTCTGAAACAATACGCGAATAACCCCAAAATGAAAGCATACATACTGAACCGGGAAATCGACAATATCCGGGGCACATTTTTCCGCCAGACCATGTTTGCCGAATTTGAACAGATCATCCATGGGTTGGCCTGTGAAAACAAGCCGCTGACCATTGATACGTTCACATCCACCTATAAAAGGCTTTTATCCGAATATTTCGGAGATAAAATGGTCATTGACGAGGCTCTTACCCTGGAATGCCTGCGTATCCCCCATTTTTATTCTTCCTTTTATGTTTATAAATATGCCACAGGCCTGGCCGCAGCATTAAGTCTTGCCCAGCGTATAACAGACAGGGGCAAGCCTGCCGTGGACGATTACCTTGACTTTCTCAAACTGGGGGGATCCATGTTTCCCATTGACGAACTTAAGGTGGCCGGTGTGGACATGGCGTCTATTACCCCTGTACAGGCGGCGGCATCCCATTTTGAATCACGGATCAGCGAGCTGGAAACCCTGTGGACGTCCCTTTAG
- the tsaA gene encoding tRNA (N6-threonylcarbamoyladenosine(37)-N6)-methyltransferase TrmO — translation MDVPLEPVHQAPCPVEPIGVIHTCFKEKFGIPRQPNIVAGAPGMLEFFPEFSRQEAVRGLEQFSHIWLIFLFHRAVNKEGGWSPMVRPPRLGGNKKVGVFASRSPFRPNPIGMSCVRLKEIEMTTAKGPVLHLTGVDILDQTPVLDIKPYLPYSDRLDTARDGFAPAPVPGACKVSFSDIAAAQILERQKTFPNLMSIITQVLENDPRPGYNSTHCSNMEKGAGQAKPQENRLYGIRLFDFDLKWQAAGNKIQVVRLDPA, via the coding sequence GTGGACGTCCCTTTAGAACCCGTCCATCAGGCCCCCTGCCCCGTGGAACCTATTGGGGTGATCCACACCTGTTTCAAAGAAAAATTCGGCATCCCCCGGCAGCCCAACATTGTGGCCGGGGCACCGGGGATGCTGGAATTTTTCCCTGAATTTTCAAGGCAGGAAGCGGTCAGAGGGCTTGAGCAATTTTCCCATATCTGGCTGATTTTCCTTTTTCACAGGGCCGTAAACAAAGAAGGCGGCTGGTCTCCCATGGTCCGGCCTCCCCGCCTTGGGGGCAATAAAAAAGTAGGCGTATTTGCCTCGCGCTCCCCCTTCAGGCCCAACCCCATCGGCATGTCCTGTGTCCGGCTTAAAGAAATTGAAATGACGACGGCCAAAGGGCCTGTACTTCACCTGACCGGCGTGGACATCCTGGACCAGACCCCTGTCCTGGACATCAAGCCCTACCTGCCCTATTCAGACCGGCTGGACACGGCCCGGGACGGTTTTGCACCGGCTCCGGTCCCGGGGGCATGCAAAGTCAGCTTTTCGGACATCGCAGCGGCCCAGATCCTGGAAAGGCAAAAAACATTTCCCAACCTTATGTCCATTATTACCCAGGTGCTGGAAAATGATCCCCGGCCAGGATATAACAGTACCCATTGTTCAAATATGGAAAAAGGCGCCGGGCAAGCAAAACCGCAAGAAAATCGTTTATACGGCATCCGGCTGTTTGACTTTGATCTCAAATGGCAGGCCGCAGGAAATAAAATCCAGGTGGTTCGTCTGGATCCGGCCTAG
- a CDS encoding ISAzo13 family transposase produces MTIQTYSPEIEAQMRDFYNSLSEKDRRRYAAIETSKLGHGGASYMRRLFSCDDRTIRQGQQELGEGISGEAQRIRKIGGGRKSILATVEGLDDAFLEVIKNHTAGSPMDETIKWTNLSRPAIAEKLKEHHFSVSVTVVDQLLKKHHFHSRQAFKSEAGKKNIPQRDEQVKNIERLKQKYHEEGCPVLSMDVKKRIDWKFFFSGKLYTQEPIRVNDHDFASHSDGKVAPHGLYDIYRNIGYVTLTTSHDTSEFACECIWRWWLTYGKYDYSGSDSLLLLCDCGGSNNARYYIFKEDLQKLSDELKIKIRIAHFPPYTSKYNPIEHRLFPHITRACKGVVFKSIEIVNDFIAKTKTFTGLKVFTSTLDKNFKTGRKVADGFKKNMRIQFYEYLPQWKYVAVPTAIII; encoded by the coding sequence ATGACGATACAAACGTACTCTCCAGAGATAGAAGCGCAAATGCGGGATTTTTATAATAGCCTCTCAGAAAAAGATCGTCGTCGTTATGCTGCCATTGAAACTTCAAAATTAGGACATGGCGGTGCAAGCTATATGCGCAGGCTTTTCAGTTGTGATGATCGCACCATTCGTCAGGGGCAACAGGAGTTGGGGGAGGGTATATCCGGTGAAGCCCAACGCATTCGGAAAATAGGTGGAGGACGCAAATCAATCCTGGCAACGGTTGAAGGGTTGGATGATGCTTTTTTAGAAGTAATAAAAAACCATACCGCTGGTTCTCCAATGGATGAAACTATAAAATGGACCAACCTATCTCGCCCTGCTATCGCTGAAAAACTTAAAGAACACCATTTCTCAGTGAGTGTTACCGTGGTTGATCAATTACTGAAAAAGCATCATTTTCATTCCCGCCAAGCATTTAAATCAGAGGCCGGCAAAAAAAATATTCCCCAACGAGATGAACAAGTTAAAAATATAGAGAGACTTAAGCAAAAATATCATGAAGAGGGGTGTCCAGTGTTAAGTATGGATGTAAAAAAAAGAATTGATTGGAAATTTTTTTTTTCAGGAAAGCTTTATACACAAGAGCCTATTCGTGTAAATGATCATGATTTTGCCTCACATTCAGACGGCAAAGTTGCTCCTCATGGACTATATGACATCTATCGAAATATTGGTTATGTCACTTTGACCACGAGCCATGATACCTCTGAATTTGCCTGTGAATGTATTTGGCGGTGGTGGTTAACTTACGGAAAATATGATTATTCCGGATCTGATTCGTTATTATTGCTTTGTGATTGTGGGGGAAGCAATAATGCTCGTTATTATATTTTCAAAGAAGATTTGCAGAAATTGTCGGATGAATTAAAAATCAAAATTCGTATTGCTCATTTTCCACCGTACACATCAAAGTATAACCCCATTGAGCATCGACTGTTCCCGCATATCACAAGGGCATGTAAAGGTGTTGTTTTTAAGAGTATCGAAATCGTTAATGATTTCATAGCAAAGACAAAAACATTTACGGGTTTGAAGGTTTTTACGTCTACCCTTGATAAAAATTTTAAAACTGGTCGTAAAGTAGCGGACGGTTTTAAAAAAAACATGAGGATTCAATTTTATGAATATTTGCCGCAATGGAAGTATGTAGCTGTTCCTACGGCAATTATAATTTAG
- a CDS encoding DUF4405 domain-containing protein — MKLRKITSLTMFLSFVLLIATSIVLYVVPEGRVAYWSDWHFMGLTKTLWGDIHINLGILFLVSGLLHLYYNWKPMLTYMKNKAKQLKIFTADFNAALALTLFFTFGTLLQIPPMSTILDFSASFKDAGARKYGEPPYGHAELSSLKMFAQRTGLDLEIVKQQLQKSKVIFDDESSTLLDIARTNNCTPKDVYMAMLPPEKTTDTSVFPDQPFPGIGKLSLKELCTRFNLDTEKIVTGLGARQIKAEPDQTIKEIAQAKGMEPQTLFEIIHTVVTSQ; from the coding sequence ATGAAATTGCGAAAGATCACCTCGTTAACCATGTTTCTGTCTTTTGTGCTGCTGATTGCAACCAGCATAGTCCTCTATGTTGTCCCCGAAGGCCGGGTGGCCTACTGGTCCGACTGGCACTTTATGGGGTTAACAAAAACCCTGTGGGGGGATATTCATATCAACCTGGGTATCCTGTTTCTCGTTTCAGGGCTTTTACATCTGTACTACAATTGGAAGCCAATGCTCACATATATGAAAAACAAGGCCAAACAACTTAAAATTTTCACTGCAGATTTTAATGCAGCCCTTGCCCTCACCCTGTTCTTTACTTTTGGCACCCTGCTTCAAATCCCGCCCATGAGCACCATCCTTGATTTCAGTGCCTCATTCAAGGATGCAGGAGCCCGAAAATACGGAGAACCGCCTTACGGCCATGCGGAGCTATCCTCTTTGAAAATGTTTGCCCAACGCACCGGCCTTGATCTTGAAATTGTCAAACAGCAACTGCAAAAGTCAAAGGTTATATTTGACGACGAATCTTCCACCCTGCTCGACATTGCCCGGACAAACAACTGCACCCCCAAAGATGTATATATGGCCATGCTGCCGCCTGAAAAAACAACAGACACCTCAGTTTTCCCGGACCAACCCTTTCCCGGCATCGGCAAATTAAGCCTAAAGGAGCTGTGTACCCGGTTCAACCTGGATACAGAAAAGATCGTCACAGGCCTTGGAGCCAGGCAGATCAAGGCCGAGCCGGATCAGACCATCAAGGAAATCGCCCAGGCCAAGGGCATGGAACCCCAGACCCTGTTTGAAATTATCCATACCGTGGTTACATCACAATAA
- a CDS encoding DUF1194 domain-containing protein yields MKKLFLLLLTCCIITGFGAVQSVKADTLALSLVLDGSGSISSYNWTSQLQAYADAITAVVPRDGTVALNIIQFSTSAVQEIGFTVIDTTTLSTFTNALLAITQQNGSTNTSAGIDLAVSTLTAFDTTDSFDRWVIDVSTDGQWNMGYNPYTAAVTAVDTYGVDAVNAIGIGTTTAFNYGTNSFALQADWNNFSDVLAEKLSREITATPEPATMMLFGIGLLSLAGIRRKK; encoded by the coding sequence ATGAAAAAATTATTTTTATTGCTGCTCACCTGTTGTATTATTACCGGTTTTGGAGCGGTCCAGTCCGTCAAAGCGGATACCTTAGCACTTTCCCTTGTATTGGATGGCTCTGGGAGCATCAGTTCATACAATTGGACAAGTCAGCTACAGGCCTATGCTGATGCTATTACGGCTGTTGTCCCTAGAGATGGAACTGTGGCACTGAATATAATTCAATTCTCAACTTCTGCAGTTCAGGAAATTGGATTTACGGTTATAGATACTACTACTCTATCAACTTTCACAAACGCATTGTTAGCAATTACTCAGCAGAACGGTTCGACAAACACTTCAGCCGGAATTGATTTGGCTGTTAGTACATTGACGGCATTTGATACTACAGACAGCTTCGATCGATGGGTTATTGATGTCAGCACCGACGGTCAGTGGAACATGGGTTATAATCCTTACACCGCAGCTGTAACTGCAGTCGATACTTACGGCGTAGATGCTGTTAATGCAATCGGTATTGGTACGACAACAGCATTTAATTATGGGACAAATTCCTTTGCTCTTCAGGCTGATTGGAATAATTTCAGCGATGTTCTAGCAGAAAAACTTTCTCGTGAAATCACTGCTACTCCAGAACCTGCTACAATGATGCTATTTGGGATCGGATTGCTGAGCTTGGCAGGAATTCGTCGTAAAAAATAA